Below is a window of Culturomica massiliensis DNA.
GAGCTACGGCTTCGGAAGTGGAAAAATTGATAACCGAACCCATCGAACGGGAAATCCAGTCGATGTCGGAAGTAAAACAGATCAAATCCGAATCGTATTACGGAATTTCTAAAATCAGCATCGAGTTGAAACCGACCATTAAACCGGAGCGTATGCCTGTGAAATGGGATGAGTTGAGGCGTAAGGTGTTGAATATCCGTCCGAAATTACCCCAGGGGGCTTCGGATATTACCGTCAGCGACGATTTCGGGGATGTGTACGGTATTTATTATGCGCTTACCATCGATGAGGGCTTTTCGTATAAAGAGTTGCGGGACTGGGCGCAGAGAATAAAGACGGAATTGACCCCGATTGAAGGGGTACAAAAGGTTCAGTTGTTCGGGGAACAGACAGAGGTTGTGTATGTACGGTTTTCCGTACCCAAATTGTCTGCTCTCGGGCTCGATCCCAACCTGATCGCCCAGACTTTACAGACACAGAATTTGCAGGTAAATACGGGGGAAATCAATGCCGGGAGCTTCCAGTTAAAGATTGTGGCCGACGGTACTTATAAAGATCTGGACGATATTCGCAATCAGTTGATTATTACAAAGGAAGGTAATGAGGTGCGGTTGGGGGATATAGCTACCGTTGAAAGGGGGTACCTCGATCCGCCTTCCAATCTGATGCGGGTGGACGGTAAACGGGCTATCGGCATCGGGGTCGCTTCCGGGGCTGAGGATAACGTAGTTGCTGTCGGGGATTTGGTAGCCGGACGTTTGCATTTGTTAGAGAAATTAATACCCGTCGGCATGGATGTGGTGTCGATTTATCCGGAGAATGTAATCGCCCGGGAAGCGAATAACGGGTTTATCCTGAATCTGATCGAATCTTTATTGATTGTTGTTGCTATTATATTTATCGTGATGGGAGCCCGGGCCGGTATGCTGATCGGGAGTTCTCTGTTGTTTTCAGTGACGGGCACCTTGTTGATTATGTTGTTTCTGGGAGTAGGCCTGAACCGTACTTCTCTGGCTGCGTTTATCATAGCCATGGGTATGCTGGTTGACAATGCCATTGTGGTGACCGACAATGCCCAGATCGGAATCAAACGGGGCATGTCCAGATACAGAGCTTTGATCGCAGGGGCTACGGGACCTCAATGGGGACTGCTCGGTGCGACTTTTATTGCAGTTTGTTCTTTTTTACCGATGTTTCTGGCTCCCGATTCCGTGGCTGAAATCGTAAAGCCTTTATTTATCGTGTTGGCTGTATCTCTCGGACTTAGCTGGATATTGGCATTGACCCAGACACCGACTTTCGGGAATTTCATATTGAAAGAGAATACCTCTGAAGTAAAGTCCGATCCCTATGATACGAAATTTTATCACAGGTTCGAAGGAGTATTGCATAAATTGATTCATCATCGCTTTATAACTTTGTTTACGGTTATTGCAGTGTTGATATTTTCTTTGGTTGTTATGGCTTTGATGCCGCAGAGTTTCTTCCCTTTGATGAATAAACCGTATATGCGCGCCGATCTGATATTTCCGAATGGCTACGGTATACGGGATGTGGAACAGAATGTGTTTCAGATAGAAGAATACCTGAAACAGGATCCGAAGGTGAAGTCCTTTTCCGTGACGATGGGGAGTTCGCCTTTGCGTTACTACCTGGCCAGTTCTTCTTTCGGACCTATTCCCAATTTTGCCAATGTGCTGATAGAAACACACGATCCGAAAGATTCCCCTGCTATGGAGCAGGAGTTTTACGATTATATGCTCCGCAATTATCCGAATGTACTGACCCGTTCGTCTTTATTCATGTTGTCGCCCGTGCCGGAGGCGACGATTGAAATCGGATTTATCGGAGAAAATATCGATACCCTGGTGGCCTTGTGTGAGAGGGCGAAAGCTATCGCCCGTGAATGCGACGAGGTGATGGAAGTGAGGAGTAGCTGGGGAACACCTGTACCTGTATGGAAACCAATGTTCTCGCAGGAAAAGGGGTTGCGTTTGGGGATTACCCGTCAGCAGGTGGCGTATTCCTTGAAAGCGGCTACCAATGGAGTTCCTTTGGGCGAATACCGGGAAGGCGATGTATTTATGCCGATTCTGATGAAAATATCCGATCAGGATTCCATAAATCCGCAGGATATACGTACGTTACCTGTGTTCAGTTCAAAAGGGAAGTCGATAAAAGTGGAACAGGTGACCGATAATTTTAAATTGGAATACGATTATAGTGTTATCAAACGGTACAACCGGGAACGTTGCTTGATGATGCAATGTGATCCGAAACGGGGAGCGAATGCGATGGCTGCTTTTCAGCAGGTGCTGACCAGTGTACAAAGTCAGGTACAGATGCCTGAGGGGTATAAGATGAAATATTTCGGAGATCAGGAACAACAGGATACTTCGATGGCTGCTTTGGGAAAAAATATTCCGTTGATGTTTTTGTTGATTTATCTTACCTTATTATTACTGTTTCCTAAAAATTACCGGAGTCCGGTTGTGATTATGCTGATGTTGCCTCTGATTTT
It encodes the following:
- a CDS encoding efflux RND transporter permease subunit — translated: MNLPKYSLEHTKVVYFFLIIMLIGGTISFFKLPKKEDAPFVIKQAVLITQYPGATASEVEKLITEPIEREIQSMSEVKQIKSESYYGISKISIELKPTIKPERMPVKWDELRRKVLNIRPKLPQGASDITVSDDFGDVYGIYYALTIDEGFSYKELRDWAQRIKTELTPIEGVQKVQLFGEQTEVVYVRFSVPKLSALGLDPNLIAQTLQTQNLQVNTGEINAGSFQLKIVADGTYKDLDDIRNQLIITKEGNEVRLGDIATVERGYLDPPSNLMRVDGKRAIGIGVASGAEDNVVAVGDLVAGRLHLLEKLIPVGMDVVSIYPENVIAREANNGFILNLIESLLIVVAIIFIVMGARAGMLIGSSLLFSVTGTLLIMLFLGVGLNRTSLAAFIIAMGMLVDNAIVVTDNAQIGIKRGMSRYRALIAGATGPQWGLLGATFIAVCSFLPMFLAPDSVAEIVKPLFIVLAVSLGLSWILALTQTPTFGNFILKENTSEVKSDPYDTKFYHRFEGVLHKLIHHRFITLFTVIAVLIFSLVVMALMPQSFFPLMNKPYMRADLIFPNGYGIRDVEQNVFQIEEYLKQDPKVKSFSVTMGSSPLRYYLASSSFGPIPNFANVLIETHDPKDSPAMEQEFYDYMLRNYPNVLTRSSLFMLSPVPEATIEIGFIGENIDTLVALCERAKAIARECDEVMEVRSSWGTPVPVWKPMFSQEKGLRLGITRQQVAYSLKAATNGVPLGEYREGDVFMPILMKISDQDSINPQDIRTLPVFSSKGKSIKVEQVTDNFKLEYDYSVIKRYNRERCLMMQCDPKRGANAMAAFQQVLTSVQSQVQMPEGYKMKYFGDQEQQDTSMAALGKNIPLMFLLIYLTLLLLFPKNYRSPVVIMLMLPLIFIGVVWGLIGFGKSMDFFAMLGLLGLIGMNIKNAIVLVDQIGIELESGKEPVQAVVQATKTRIVPVTMASGTTILGMLPLLWDAMFAGMAATIMGGLFVATMLTLFVLPVTYCIFYKIRIDR